In Lactiplantibacillus pentosus, the sequence AGACGCTGGATGGCGGTCTTCTTGCCCATCATGCCACCAATACGTTGGAATACTGGTGATATGCGTATGCGCGTTCATGATCCCCGGCATCACGTACTTACCTTGCATGTCGGTCGTCTGTTCAGCAATCGTATCGGGTGTCCCAGTACCGATCGCGATGATTTTACCAGTTGTATCGTCAACGGTCATAAACTGATTGTCGATAAACGTTTGCTTTTCTGAACTGTAGATTGAGGCGTTGATATAGTTGGTTTTGGTCATAATAATGACTTCCTTTCATTTTGGCAGGTCGCGTTCCGTCCAATAACGGTAACGGACCATCGTTTTCATCACAACATTGTTGGTTCTTTAACTGACTGGCCACCACGCCTCACCACCTTTCAGGGTTATCTATTATTTCCAATAAGCATATTGAAGTTGACTGGCCGTTCCAGAAAACTCATCCCACTTCAATCCACCGACATCCTTGCTGACCAAGAACGCGGATGAGGCTTGATAAGTTGGAATGACCGCGGCTAGCTTCATCAACCGGCGATCGGCCTGCTTCTCATAGGCCCACCGTTGTGCGGCGGTGTATTTGGCCGTGTCGGAGACTTTCGCCATCAAAGCATCATACTTGGCATCCTTCCACTGGGTGAAGTTGATGCTGTTGGAACTCTGCATGCCATCCAAGAAGTTCTGCGCATCCGGATAATCCGGGCCCCAGCCAACCGTGACTAGGTCGAAGTTCCCCGTGAAATCTCGTGAAACGTGGGTCGCGTGTGGCACCGCCACGATTTTAATCGTCACACCTTTCAAATACTTCTCAGCCACGCCCTGAACGTATTCCGCCAGCTTCTTCTCGGTATCCGTGTCATCACACAAGAAGTTCAACGTGACTTTCTGCTTGCCTAGCTCTTGTTGGGCCTTTTGCCAATATTGCTTGGCCTTCTTAATATTCGTTGGCGATAGATTGCCGACTTCCTTGACGAAATCTTCACCGGTCGTTGGATCACTCGCATAGTTTTTCGGGACGATGTTCGTTGCCGCTTGCGATCCATCTTGTAACACATCCTTGGCCAACGTCTTCTGATTAACGACGAGGCTCAGGGCGTGCCGGAAATTCTCATTAGCCGTGACCGACTTCTTACTATTGAAGTAAATGTAATTATTCCGCCCAGTTTTGGTGACCGTCATCTCCTTATTGTTGGCATTATTCTTGACGTATTGTCCCGAAATATTTGTCACTTGCACGGTCCCAGCGTTAAATAGGTTCTGCGCGGTATTATCGTCCTTAGTCACCGTGACTTTGATGCGCTTGATTTTGACATTTTTGGCATTCCAGTAATACTTGTTCTTGACGTAATACCAACTATCATTGGATCCTTTCCAGCCCTTGATGACATAGGCCCCGTTCGCAACCGTTGTCGCAGAATTGCTACCGAGCTTGGACCCGTACTTATTGACGGCGGCCGTATTGAGTGGGTAAAAACTGGTGAACTCGTAATTCATATACGGCACGGGTTTGCTCAACTTAATTGAAAACGTGCGCTTGTTGATCGCCGTGACACCTAGCTTATTGACCGCCATCTTCCCTTTATTGACCGCATCGAAATTCTTGATGTAACTGATTGCATCTAGATTTTGTGACTTCGTTTTCGGATTAGCCTGCCGCCGTAATGCCGTGACAAAATCTTGTGACGTGATCTTCGTCCCATTCTGCCAGCGCGCATTCTT encodes:
- a CDS encoding peptide ABC transporter substrate-binding protein, with product MQAKYTYSIIGVVSALLLTGCLGAVSNSSKTTSAANQNKTLGITIPGEPMTSDPTTSIETNGGAVITQTGEGIYRKNANNKIVAGVVEKKVKPTENKTRYTFTIRKNARWQNGTKITSQDFVTALRRQANPKTKSQNLDAISYIKNFDAVNKGKMAVNKLGVTAINKRTFSIKLSKPVPYMNYEFTSFYPLNTAAVNKYGSKLGSNSATTVANGAYVIKGWKGSNDSWYYVKNKYYWNAKNVKIKRIKVTVTKDDNTAQNLFNAGTVQVTNISGQYVKNNANNKEMTVTKTGRNNYIYFNSKKSVTANENFRHALSLVVNQKTLAKDVLQDGSQAATNIVPKNYASDPTTGEDFVKEVGNLSPTNIKKAKQYWQKAQQELGKQKVTLNFLCDDTDTEKKLAEYVQGVAEKYLKGVTIKIVAVPHATHVSRDFTGNFDLVTVGWGPDYPDAQNFLDGMQSSNSINFTQWKDAKYDALMAKVSDTAKYTAAQRWAYEKQADRRLMKLAAVIPTYQASSAFLVSKDVGGLKWDEFSGTASQLQYAYWK